The stretch of DNA CTTTTGTCGGCGCTACTGCTGCCGCTCTCCGTACCGTATTTGCTGGCGCTCTCGGCGGCGTACGGCCGCGTCGCCGACAGCCGACGACGGTATCTGGAGGTCAACTCGGAGGCTGTGGGAGACATCGTCGATGCATTCGGCGCTGTCGCTTCGAGTGACGCGCCGACGGAAGGAGCGATCGCCTATGCGAACCGTTGCCTTGAGGCCGACGGGCACCGTGACGCGGTCGCGCTCTTCTTCGAGCTACGCTTGGTGATGCAGCGGGTGAAGCTGATCAACGGCGTGTTCGGCGTGGTCTGCATCGCGGCGGTGCTGTCGTTCTTTGTGCCTCTCATCGCAGTCACGGATCGATCGTGGGCCGATCCGATCGGTTACGTTATAGGCCTTCGGATCATGCTCCTGGCCGCCCAAAGGGTCAGCGGCGGACTAGCGATGGTAAGTCGTCGGATACCTGAAATCGCTTCGCTCTCTCAGTTCTTGGACGGTTGCGAGGGGCTTACCCCTAGCCCCTCTCCCACCGCTCCAATACGCCTCGCCTCGACCGCGTAGCGGCGGGGATTCCATCGAAGGAAAACCATGAAACCAACAGTTGCGGCGCTCGTGCCCATGCGTCACGAGAGCGCCAGCGTCCCAGGTAAGAACCACCGGCAGTTCCTCGGAAAGCCGCTCTGCGAGTACATCCTCGACACTGTCGCGGCGTGTCCGCTGATCGATAAAATCGCCGTGAACACCGACAGTCCAGCGATTCGAGAGATCGTAGCCAGGACTCATCCGGACGCGATCCTCATCGACCGTCCCGAAGCGCTCTGCGGCCCGTTGGTCTCGTTGACCGAGATCTTGCTGCACGACGTGGCCCAGGTCGAGGCGGATTTCTACGTCACCACCCTGGCGACGAACCCGCTCCTGGATGCAGCGACGGTCACCCGGGCGGTGGGGGCGTTCCTCGACGCGCAGCCGATACATGACAGCCTCTTCTCGGCGACCGCTCGGCAGGTTCGCATTTGGGACGAGACGACACGTCCGATGAATCACAACCCGGCGATCACCGGGCGAAACAAGGACTTGCCGAAGCATTACGAAGAGAACGGCTGCATCTACGCCTTCACCCGTGGGTCCCTTGAGGCGCACCAGTGTCGCGTCGGCAGCCGGCCGTTGATCTTTCCCATTGATCGCTTCGAAGCGTTCGAGATCGATCGGGAGGTCGACTTCGCTCTGGCTAAGGCGGCTTTCGGGTTGTCGAGCTCTCACGGCGAGGACGACCTCTACTATTTCGGCCACCACAAGTGCGCGACGCACTGGATGCGGAAGTTCCTGAAACCGGTCGCTCGAAAGTTGGGCAGCAACTACAAGGTCATCGGCGGCAAGCAGCCGGAAGACGTCCCGGTCGACCTCCACGACCGGACCTTGTTCCTCTTCGTGAACAGCAGGGCCAAGGACCTGCGGACCGTGCCGAAGAACGTGCGCGGTTTCCACCTGATCCGCGACCCCAGAGACGCCTTCGTCTCCAATTACTTCAGCCGCCGTTACTCCCACGGGATTCACAACCAAACGCAGGTCGAGCTGCGTGAGTACCTCAACGAGAACAATCTTGAGGATGGTCTAATCCGGCTGCTGGAGGACGACGACGCCTTCCGCCAGATGGACGATTGGGAGCCCGAGGCGTACCCCAACGTGTTGGAGGTCAAGTACGAGGAGCTCCTCGTCGACGACTTCGGGACCTTCTCTCGCATCGTCGAACACCTCGGAATCCCGATCCCTGAGGACCGCCTTCGCAAGATCATCGCCAAGTGCTCGTTCAAGAAACTCAGTGGCGGACGGACCCGTGGCGACGAAGACGAGAAGAACCATTACCGAAAGGGGGTTTCCGGCGATTGGCCGAACCACATGCCACCCGGGAGCCGGGCGTTCGAAGCGTTCGATGAGCGCTACGGCCACCTCGTCGACAAGTTCGGATACGACCGCAGCGTAAAGGTGGGTTCGTGAGCGAGCCAGTGCTCACAGCTTTGTTGATCGCCAACGGTCGTTCCACCAAGGAGCTGATCGACTACGACCCTCTCCGACTGCCCCCGGAACTCGTCACCGTCGGCATGAACTTCGCCTACCGCTACTACGAGCAGATCGGCTGGTTCCCGTCGATGTACGGGTTCTGCGACGTGAAGACGCTGGAGAATAAGGTAGAGGAACTCCGCGATCTGGTGGCCCGTCACCCGGAGACCACATTCTACGCAGCGCCTCGCGTGAACCAGCTGTGCGTCCGCTACACCCCTGAGATTCTCGAGAACATCAAGAGGGCAAAAAGGGATCCGAAGTTCGAAGAGGAACTTGGACTCGAGAAGCTCCGACGGACCGTGTCCATCGAGTTGCCTGAGGCGCCCAACCTGCT from Longimicrobiales bacterium encodes:
- a CDS encoding sulfotransferase domain-containing protein, with the translated sequence MKPTVAALVPMRHESASVPGKNHRQFLGKPLCEYILDTVAACPLIDKIAVNTDSPAIREIVARTHPDAILIDRPEALCGPLVSLTEILLHDVAQVEADFYVTTLATNPLLDAATVTRAVGAFLDAQPIHDSLFSATARQVRIWDETTRPMNHNPAITGRNKDLPKHYEENGCIYAFTRGSLEAHQCRVGSRPLIFPIDRFEAFEIDREVDFALAKAAFGLSSSHGEDDLYYFGHHKCATHWMRKFLKPVARKLGSNYKVIGGKQPEDVPVDLHDRTLFLFVNSRAKDLRTVPKNVRGFHLIRDPRDAFVSNYFSRRYSHGIHNQTQVELREYLNENNLEDGLIRLLEDDDAFRQMDDWEPEAYPNVLEVKYEELLVDDFGTFSRIVEHLGIPIPEDRLRKIIAKCSFKKLSGGRTRGDEDEKNHYRKGVSGDWPNHMPPGSRAFEAFDERYGHLVDKFGYDRSVKVGS